The Corynebacterium qintianiae genome has a window encoding:
- a CDS encoding ATP-dependent helicase codes for MSPTVLSKYLGQAYPPTDQQADVIGADPGPLLVVAGAGAGKTETMASRVVWLVANGFARPEEVLGLTFTRKAAQELSKRVRDRLSVLASNDALLNRLDPSGELAKSLEVIAPTISTYDAYAGDLIREYGLLVPVEPDARLITDAELHAIAREVILDFRGQLVSGTGKNPAISTVIEDVLGLVTSMGNSLVSPAFVQEQAHVFLAETEALPGKGDPAKFTADMTKWRDAQELRRAYLPVVEELGNELRARGVVTFNEQMSVAAQLAHGHGAVGESQRQRFRVVMLDEYQDTSHAQRVLLRSLFGEGRDARESSSVQRHALTVTAVGDPMQAIYGWRGATAANLAAFVEDFPKPDGSPAQKKQLTTSWRNPPEVLELANRVSDTLLGTGSDRAVAALSSRPGAGAGEVIMGFFEHEHEEIAFVADNLAHQYAECVARGEEFSAAVLVRANKTSPEVAEALEARGVPYEIVGLAGLLDVPEVADAVAIASMLVRPGDSASALRILSGPAVGLGLKDLDALARRAANLRGSNSTPAVDEDDPVERFHAQLNESVEEAKKITAGADTPAGLTDAVADLGEPERFTEKGLARLKDLAAKLRWLRTHSLGKRLPDVFADIVSVFGIRTEVLARPSTTGTVHLDRLMDEVANYPGASLLSLLDYFELAREHEDGLAPGNVPVRSDRVQILTAHKAKGLEWDTVAVVRADRETYKGRNETFLTQPKLVPDEEFDAFEGVEDRTEFGQAAKAYLAAAGTKLEEESARLFYVAVTRSGRKLIVTGSSKKPGRQKEAEPYEHFLAIRELVRDECVAEWFDGGAVEDEETADAAAEREGVWPHLKVEPEDAEAASLVAAAMETLPGLSDGELYELWERDTTALIEEHLAAASPEVPVMLPGELTASDVVALKADPEQFARRARRPVPFKPNSYAKRGTAFHEWLEEFYGARPLLTEDELPGSDEADVDKQTLERLKANFESSSWAGRTPAFVEHPFELALGASVVRGRMDAVFQNEQGWTVVDWKTGMKPAKAQMESAKLQLAVYREAWRRIAGDGRDVRAVFFYVRTGEDYAPSDLPSADELEQLLQQSAAEGIEFLPDSPEERD; via the coding sequence ATGAGCCCGACAGTTCTGTCGAAATATCTGGGTCAGGCATACCCGCCGACCGACCAACAGGCCGATGTGATCGGCGCGGACCCGGGGCCTTTGCTCGTCGTCGCGGGCGCCGGGGCAGGTAAGACGGAAACGATGGCGTCGCGCGTTGTATGGCTCGTGGCCAACGGTTTCGCCCGGCCGGAAGAAGTTCTCGGCTTGACCTTCACGCGCAAGGCGGCCCAAGAGCTGAGCAAGCGCGTTCGCGACCGGTTGAGCGTTCTCGCGTCGAACGACGCCCTCTTGAACCGCCTCGATCCCTCCGGGGAGCTGGCGAAGTCGCTTGAGGTGATCGCCCCAACGATCTCCACCTACGACGCATACGCCGGGGACCTGATCCGTGAGTACGGTCTCCTCGTCCCTGTCGAGCCCGATGCGCGCCTGATCACCGACGCGGAACTGCACGCGATCGCCCGCGAGGTGATCCTCGACTTCCGTGGTCAGCTAGTGTCCGGCACCGGGAAAAACCCCGCGATTTCGACGGTGATCGAAGATGTGCTCGGTCTCGTGACCTCGATGGGTAACTCTCTGGTCTCCCCTGCGTTTGTGCAGGAGCAGGCGCACGTTTTCCTCGCGGAAACTGAAGCGCTGCCGGGCAAGGGCGACCCGGCAAAGTTCACCGCGGACATGACCAAGTGGCGCGACGCCCAGGAGCTGCGACGGGCCTACTTGCCCGTGGTGGAGGAACTGGGTAACGAGCTGCGCGCCCGCGGCGTCGTCACATTCAACGAACAGATGTCTGTGGCGGCCCAGCTCGCTCACGGGCATGGTGCCGTGGGTGAATCCCAGCGCCAACGTTTCCGGGTGGTCATGCTGGATGAGTACCAGGACACATCCCACGCCCAGCGAGTCCTGCTGCGGAGCCTGTTCGGCGAAGGCCGCGACGCGCGTGAGTCATCATCCGTGCAGCGTCACGCTCTGACGGTCACCGCCGTCGGTGACCCGATGCAGGCGATCTACGGGTGGAGAGGCGCCACCGCTGCCAACCTCGCGGCGTTCGTCGAGGACTTCCCGAAGCCGGACGGCTCCCCGGCGCAGAAGAAGCAGCTCACGACCTCGTGGCGCAACCCGCCGGAGGTGCTCGAATTGGCGAACCGGGTCTCGGACACCCTGCTGGGCACAGGTAGCGACCGGGCGGTCGCCGCCCTGAGCTCGCGCCCGGGCGCCGGCGCGGGGGAGGTCATCATGGGTTTCTTCGAGCACGAACACGAGGAGATCGCGTTCGTGGCCGACAATCTGGCACACCAATATGCGGAGTGCGTCGCGCGCGGCGAGGAATTTTCCGCCGCAGTGCTGGTGCGCGCCAACAAGACCTCTCCGGAGGTGGCGGAGGCTTTGGAGGCCCGGGGCGTCCCCTACGAGATCGTGGGCCTTGCGGGTCTCCTCGACGTCCCGGAGGTCGCCGATGCTGTCGCCATCGCCTCCATGCTTGTCCGGCCGGGAGATTCCGCTTCCGCGCTGCGGATCCTCTCAGGCCCCGCCGTCGGCCTGGGGTTGAAGGATCTGGATGCTCTCGCCCGGCGCGCGGCCAACCTGCGGGGCAGTAACAGCACCCCCGCTGTTGACGAGGATGACCCAGTCGAGCGCTTCCACGCGCAACTGAACGAATCCGTCGAGGAAGCGAAGAAGATCACCGCCGGAGCCGATACACCTGCGGGGCTGACCGACGCCGTGGCAGATCTCGGGGAGCCGGAGCGTTTTACTGAAAAGGGGCTCGCACGCCTGAAGGATCTAGCAGCGAAACTCCGGTGGTTGCGCACCCACTCCCTAGGCAAGCGCCTGCCGGATGTTTTCGCCGACATCGTCAGCGTGTTCGGCATCCGTACGGAGGTGCTCGCGCGGCCGTCGACAACGGGCACAGTCCACCTGGACCGTCTGATGGACGAGGTGGCGAACTACCCCGGCGCTAGCCTGCTGTCCTTGCTCGACTACTTCGAGCTCGCCCGGGAGCACGAGGACGGTTTGGCCCCCGGCAATGTCCCGGTCCGTTCAGACCGCGTCCAGATCCTCACGGCGCACAAGGCGAAGGGCCTCGAGTGGGACACGGTGGCGGTCGTCCGCGCGGACAGGGAAACGTATAAGGGCCGGAACGAGACGTTCCTGACCCAGCCGAAGCTAGTTCCCGACGAGGAGTTTGACGCGTTCGAAGGGGTGGAGGACCGTACCGAGTTCGGGCAAGCGGCCAAGGCGTACCTCGCCGCCGCGGGTACAAAACTGGAAGAGGAATCCGCCAGGCTGTTCTATGTCGCCGTGACCCGCTCGGGGCGCAAACTGATCGTCACCGGATCCAGCAAGAAACCCGGGCGACAGAAGGAAGCCGAGCCCTATGAGCACTTCCTGGCCATCCGCGAGCTGGTACGGGACGAGTGCGTCGCCGAGTGGTTCGACGGAGGCGCCGTGGAGGACGAAGAGACCGCCGACGCAGCGGCCGAGCGGGAAGGGGTCTGGCCGCACCTCAAGGTCGAACCGGAGGACGCGGAAGCGGCCAGCTTGGTGGCCGCGGCGATGGAAACGCTACCCGGCCTGTCCGACGGTGAACTGTATGAGCTGTGGGAAAGAGACACCACCGCGCTCATCGAGGAGCACCTCGCGGCTGCCAGCCCCGAGGTGCCGGTCATGCTGCCAGGTGAGCTCACCGCATCTGATGTCGTCGCGCTCAAGGCGGACCCAGAACAGTTTGCGCGCCGTGCCCGACGGCCCGTCCCTTTCAAGCCGAATTCCTACGCCAAACGGGGAACCGCGTTCCACGAGTGGCTCGAGGAATTTTACGGGGCCCGGCCACTTTTGACCGAAGATGAGCTCCCCGGCAGTGACGAGGCGGACGTCGACAAGCAGACCCTCGAGCGGCTCAAGGCCAACTTCGAATCGAGCAGCTGGGCGGGCCGGACACCGGCATTCGTGGAGCACCCTTTCGAACTCGCGCTGGGAGCGTCTGTGGTGCGCGGCCGGATGGATGCGGTGTTCCAGAATGAGCAGGGGTGGACGGTCGTGGACTGGAAGACGGGAATGAAGCCTGCGAAAGCACAGATGGAGAGCGCGAAGCTTCAGCTCGCCGTCTACCGGGAGGCGTGGCGGCGCATCGCGGGGGACGGACGGGACGTGCGCGCGGTGTTCTTTTACGTGCGCACCGGTGAGGACTATGCGCCGTCGGATCTGCCGAGCGCGGACGAACTCGAACAGCTGCTTCAGCAATCGGCGGCTGAAGGGATAGAGTTCCTCCCAGACTCTCCCGAGGAAAGGGATTAA
- a CDS encoding YlbL family protein, with protein sequence MTETTALRQRRWSTIVWGAVPVGLLALALSVDHVPFTDVTLTVPYAAQGPGPTFNTLAEIDGTPVVDIEGAETDDTSGNLNMTTVSVRTNMTLAQALGRWIGTEDTLVPMQQVVPPDVSEEEFQQFNEAAFVASEASATVAAMKFLGMPTEVVVHDVVPESAAEGSLEPGDVITAVGGTEVSEPGQVQEIVLGHAPGDDLELTVDRDGETRDVGLTLGESSDSEGTAQLGILMTSKPEGDISVTYNLKDVGGPSAGMMFSLAVIDKLSPGALNGGKFVAGTGTVAEDGEVGPIGGISHKIRGARDSGAELFLAPADNCAEAAAVDSGGMVVARVATLDDAVAAMRAFTEGRDVTTCG encoded by the coding sequence GTGACGGAGACGACTGCATTGAGGCAACGGCGCTGGTCCACCATTGTGTGGGGCGCTGTGCCCGTGGGGTTGCTCGCGCTCGCGTTGTCAGTCGACCACGTCCCGTTCACCGACGTCACTCTGACCGTCCCGTACGCGGCCCAGGGGCCCGGGCCGACGTTTAACACGCTCGCGGAGATCGACGGGACCCCGGTGGTCGACATCGAGGGTGCGGAGACGGACGACACCTCCGGAAACCTCAACATGACGACGGTGTCGGTGCGCACGAACATGACACTCGCACAGGCGCTCGGCCGGTGGATCGGCACCGAGGACACCCTGGTTCCGATGCAGCAGGTTGTTCCGCCCGATGTCTCCGAAGAGGAGTTCCAGCAGTTCAACGAGGCCGCGTTCGTTGCCTCCGAGGCGTCCGCGACCGTGGCGGCGATGAAGTTCCTCGGAATGCCCACCGAGGTTGTCGTCCATGACGTAGTACCGGAATCCGCCGCGGAAGGCTCCTTGGAGCCGGGCGACGTCATCACCGCCGTCGGCGGTACCGAGGTGTCCGAGCCGGGGCAGGTCCAGGAAATCGTGCTCGGGCACGCCCCGGGGGACGACCTGGAGCTGACCGTCGACAGGGACGGTGAGACGCGCGACGTCGGCCTGACACTGGGGGAGAGCAGCGACTCCGAGGGAACCGCCCAGCTGGGCATCCTCATGACGTCCAAGCCCGAGGGGGACATCTCCGTCACCTACAACCTCAAGGACGTCGGCGGGCCCAGCGCCGGCATGATGTTCTCCCTCGCGGTCATCGATAAACTTTCCCCGGGGGCCCTCAACGGCGGGAAGTTCGTCGCCGGCACGGGAACCGTCGCCGAGGACGGCGAAGTCGGCCCGATCGGCGGAATCTCGCACAAGATCCGCGGCGCGCGCGATTCGGGGGCGGAGCTGTTCCTCGCGCCCGCGGACAATTGCGCGGAGGCCGCCGCGGTCGATTCGGGCGGCATGGTGGTCGCACGTGTGGCCACGCTTGACGACGCCGTCGCGGCCATGCGGGCCTTCACCGAGGGGCGCGACGTCACAACCTGCGGTTAG
- a CDS encoding M48 metallopeptidase family protein encodes MWPEENVRVIRSTRRRRTVQARLVGGVLEVRIPAGFTEEQERDAVEEMTGRLNRKAATSHRTDDDLLARARRLNSDVLGGQARVSTIRWSSRQNFRWGSCTVSTGDIRISDRLKNVPDYVVDAVIVHELAHTIVAEHSAAFWELADRAPQAERAKGYLEAYQRFGG; translated from the coding sequence ATGTGGCCTGAAGAAAACGTGCGGGTAATCCGCTCGACGCGGCGCCGGCGAACGGTTCAGGCGCGGCTCGTCGGCGGCGTTCTTGAGGTCCGCATCCCCGCCGGGTTCACTGAGGAGCAGGAGCGCGACGCCGTCGAGGAGATGACCGGCCGACTCAACCGCAAGGCGGCGACGTCGCACCGCACCGACGACGATCTGCTCGCCCGCGCCCGCCGGTTGAACAGCGACGTCCTCGGCGGGCAGGCGCGCGTATCGACGATCCGGTGGTCCAGCAGGCAAAACTTCCGCTGGGGATCCTGCACAGTGTCGACGGGAGACATCCGCATTAGCGACCGGCTCAAAAACGTGCCCGATTACGTGGTGGACGCAGTCATTGTCCACGAACTGGCGCACACAATCGTCGCCGAACACTCGGCGGCGTTCTGGGAGCTGGCGGACCGGGCTCCCCAAGCCGAGCGCGCCAAAGGGTATCTCGAGGCTTACCAGCGCTTCGGCGGGTAA
- a CDS encoding potassium channel family protein, with protein MGATWRDRFQADADVSSAPVHTLIDVITIPSAERATPWTIMLRRFLYASILMVAVAVLVYLDRDGYSQESLTFIDALYYSAVSLSTTGYGDIAPVTQSARLVNIFIITPLRIAFLMLLVGTTLSVLTEDSRKTLQIQQWRKTVRNHTIVIGYGTKGRSAIDALLADGAAPSNIVVVDQDPAVLARAEKRGLVTVHGNATKSDVLKIAGVTRARSVVVAPSSDDTAVLVTLSVRELAPSAMIVASVRESENQHLLMQSGADSVVVSSETAGRLLGIATVTPPVVAMMEDLLSPDEGFAVAERPIGDDEVGANPRHLADIVLGVVRSGELYRIDSPEAETVEPGDRLLYVRHTREIPGKDEVANGN; from the coding sequence ATGGGGGCCACATGGCGCGACCGGTTCCAAGCCGACGCCGATGTCAGCAGCGCTCCGGTGCATACGCTCATCGACGTGATCACGATCCCGTCCGCCGAGCGGGCGACCCCGTGGACGATTATGCTGCGGCGTTTTCTGTACGCCAGCATCCTGATGGTCGCCGTGGCGGTACTGGTGTACCTCGACAGGGACGGGTACTCGCAGGAGAGCCTCACGTTCATTGACGCTCTTTATTACTCAGCGGTGTCCTTGTCCACGACGGGTTACGGCGACATCGCGCCGGTTACTCAGAGCGCGCGCCTGGTGAATATCTTCATCATCACCCCCTTGAGAATCGCGTTCCTCATGCTGCTCGTCGGCACCACCCTGTCTGTCCTGACAGAAGATTCCCGCAAGACCCTGCAAATCCAACAGTGGAGGAAAACCGTGCGCAACCACACCATCGTGATCGGCTACGGCACCAAGGGCCGCTCGGCAATCGACGCGTTGCTTGCCGACGGTGCAGCCCCTTCCAACATCGTTGTCGTCGACCAGGACCCGGCAGTGCTCGCGCGCGCCGAGAAGCGGGGCCTGGTGACGGTGCACGGCAACGCCACGAAATCAGACGTGCTTAAGATCGCAGGCGTCACCCGCGCGCGTTCTGTGGTCGTCGCCCCTTCAAGCGACGACACCGCCGTGCTGGTCACACTGTCGGTGCGTGAGCTCGCTCCCAGCGCAATGATCGTGGCATCGGTCCGGGAGAGTGAGAACCAGCACCTCCTGATGCAGTCCGGGGCCGATTCCGTGGTGGTGTCTTCGGAGACGGCGGGGCGCCTCCTCGGCATTGCCACGGTCACCCCGCCGGTGGTGGCAATGATGGAGGACCTGCTCAGCCCAGACGAGGGTTTCGCTGTGGCGGAGCGCCCGATTGGCGACGACGAGGTCGGGGCCAATCCGCGCCACCTCGCCGACATTGTCCTCGGGGTCGTCCGCTCAGGCGAGCTGTACCGCATCGACTCCCCCGAGGCGGAGACCGTGGAACCGGGCGACCGCCTTCTCTACGTCCGCCACACCCGCGAGATTCCCGGCAAGGACGAGGTAGCCAATGGCAATTGA
- a CDS encoding PPA1309 family protein, with protein MFEQQALNKAMMEAVEFVHAEGWDAGPTLFALVPTGLLIDQLDPDDAEAPLTLMVQDLPSTILPGSEELGEYVARLAWPREVEGVVLAQEISFVDSSAGADGGPRPARLFSGVLRDDDLELTLLQLRPTEQELQERGPFAQDDVDLRGGPGVAPNVIAALRYGLEQAPDEGDVE; from the coding sequence ATGTTCGAGCAACAGGCGCTGAACAAGGCGATGATGGAGGCCGTGGAGTTCGTCCACGCCGAAGGCTGGGACGCGGGCCCCACCCTTTTCGCACTCGTACCCACAGGCCTGCTCATCGACCAGCTCGACCCGGACGACGCAGAGGCTCCCTTAACACTAATGGTGCAGGATCTACCTTCCACGATCCTGCCCGGTTCGGAAGAGCTGGGCGAATACGTCGCGCGTCTCGCGTGGCCGCGTGAGGTAGAGGGAGTTGTGCTCGCGCAGGAGATTTCGTTCGTGGATTCCTCCGCCGGTGCCGACGGGGGTCCTCGTCCGGCGCGTCTCTTCTCCGGCGTCCTGCGTGACGACGACCTCGAGCTGACGCTCCTCCAGCTCCGCCCGACGGAGCAGGAGCTCCAGGAGCGAGGCCCGTTCGCCCAGGACGACGTCGATTTAAGGGGCGGGCCGGGGGTGGCACCCAACGTCATAGCGGCCCTGCGCTACGGGCTTGAACAGGCGCCTGACGAGGGCGATGTGGAGTAG
- a CDS encoding zinc-dependent metalloprotease codes for MSNGFGFSFPNNDSNDGDDGDRNDRNDNPFAAFGFNFGTGAGGQGNPAGQPGNLGDILNQFGQMLSGMGSSFNNRTAGDAVNFELALRMARQRIGDSPSVSTSDTTAVTESLRLADLWIDDATTLPASSARPAAWNADDWLVNTMPMWKRMVNPVAENMNRAQLESMPEQAREMMGPMAGMMNSMNAMNFGMKLGHALGDLAQQALTGTDFGLPVAPRDVAAILPKNAAAVSKDLGVPGQEVLVYIAAREAARQRLFTHVPWLVERLVSSVEEYAAGLEIDTSHIEEIARNLDLESGDPQQLQEKLGELQGMDLTPRVNSRNELATSRLETLIALVEGWIDVVVAEALNERIPSAAQLSEAWARRRATGGSAEQAFANIVGIELSAPKVREAAELWRRAHNAVGLQRRDKVWDHPDFLPTAEHLDNPAAFIDTLLDDSPDTEFDEEMARLEEELRKQNDGDEDDEQ; via the coding sequence ATGAGCAACGGATTCGGTTTCTCCTTCCCCAACAACGACTCGAACGACGGTGACGACGGCGACCGCAACGACCGCAACGACAACCCGTTCGCCGCGTTCGGCTTCAACTTCGGAACGGGCGCCGGAGGCCAGGGCAACCCGGCGGGCCAGCCGGGCAATCTCGGAGATATCCTCAACCAATTCGGCCAAATGCTGTCCGGGATGGGCTCCAGCTTCAACAACCGCACAGCGGGCGACGCCGTCAACTTCGAGCTCGCGCTGCGCATGGCGCGCCAGCGCATCGGTGATTCCCCGTCCGTCTCTACCAGCGACACCACCGCAGTCACCGAATCCCTGCGCCTGGCCGACCTGTGGATCGACGACGCCACCACCCTGCCCGCATCCTCGGCGCGACCCGCGGCGTGGAACGCAGACGATTGGCTGGTCAACACCATGCCGATGTGGAAGCGCATGGTCAACCCGGTCGCGGAGAACATGAACCGCGCCCAGCTGGAGTCCATGCCAGAGCAAGCCCGCGAAATGATGGGGCCCATGGCCGGGATGATGAACTCGATGAACGCCATGAACTTCGGGATGAAGCTCGGCCACGCCCTGGGCGACCTCGCCCAGCAGGCGCTGACCGGAACCGACTTCGGCCTCCCAGTCGCCCCCCGCGACGTGGCGGCCATCCTGCCGAAGAACGCGGCGGCTGTTTCCAAGGACCTCGGCGTACCCGGCCAGGAAGTGCTGGTCTACATCGCCGCCCGTGAAGCTGCCCGCCAGCGCCTGTTCACCCACGTGCCGTGGTTGGTTGAGCGCCTCGTCTCCTCCGTCGAGGAGTACGCGGCCGGCCTGGAGATCGACACGTCCCACATCGAAGAGATCGCCCGAAACTTGGATCTCGAGTCTGGTGATCCACAGCAGCTGCAGGAGAAACTCGGCGAACTGCAGGGCATGGACCTCACTCCCCGTGTGAACTCGCGCAACGAGCTCGCCACCTCCCGCCTAGAGACGCTGATTGCCCTGGTGGAAGGATGGATCGACGTTGTGGTAGCGGAGGCCCTGAACGAGCGCATCCCCTCGGCCGCGCAGCTGTCGGAGGCGTGGGCGCGGCGGCGTGCCACCGGGGGCTCCGCCGAGCAGGCGTTCGCCAACATTGTCGGCATTGAGCTGTCCGCGCCGAAGGTGCGTGAGGCCGCCGAGCTGTGGCGTCGCGCCCACAACGCCGTGGGTCTTCAACGCCGCGATAAGGTGTGGGACCACCCCGACTTCCTGCCCACCGCGGAGCACTTGGACAACCCCGCCGCGTTCATCGACACGCTTCTCGACGATTCCCCAGACACCGAGTTCGACGAGGAAATGGCGAGGCTCGAGGAGGAGTTACGCAAGCAGAACGACGGGGACGAGGACGACGAGCAGTAG
- a CDS encoding ATP-dependent DNA helicase UvrD2 translates to MAIDLSLLDDDQRVAATAPRGPVCILAGAGTGKTRTITYRIAHLIDQSVVSPNKVLAVTFTQRAAGEMRDRLRGLGIGGVQARTFHSAALRQLRYFWPQIAGDLPWRMLDNKFPLVGRAARAAGLDSGKEMVRDLLGEIEWAKASVIGAEDYVERVSGTKRTPPADPAKVAQVYRLYEEAKTSPDGMLLDFDDLLLHVAGALENAPAVAEEFRSQYQTFVVDEYQDVTPLQQRVLEGWLGQRDDLTVVGDANQTIYSFTGATPDYLLNFSRTYNHATVVKLQRDYRSTPQVTNLANTVISKATGRAAGTRLELQGMRPDGPAPTYAAHDDEPTEAREVARAIRSLLDAGVAAREIAVLYRINAQSAAFEAALSDAGILYQVRGGEGFFQRAEIREAINSLISAARRQDLPDDPVAVARAAFAPLGLTPQEPEGAQARERWQTLGALVDLIEEIVNTREATALTDVLRSLRQRADAKQPPSVDGVTLASLHAAKGLEWDAVFLVGLVENTLPISHAIKAGDAQIEEERRLFYVGITRAREHLHMSWSLARQEGGRKSRTRTRFLDGIAPELDVEKSPDRLKRARNCRVCGNPLDTPAEKALGRHEDCEPEYNEHAFLALKSWRLDVAREAGHPAYMVFSDATLLAIAETMPTTETDLLGISGVGPVKVEKFGQGVLGTLSDFA, encoded by the coding sequence ATGGCAATTGATCTCTCGCTTCTCGACGACGATCAGCGTGTCGCCGCCACAGCCCCGCGCGGGCCGGTCTGCATCCTCGCCGGCGCCGGCACCGGCAAAACCCGCACCATCACGTACCGCATCGCGCACCTGATCGACCAGTCTGTGGTGTCGCCGAACAAGGTGCTGGCTGTGACGTTCACCCAGCGCGCGGCCGGAGAGATGCGCGACCGTCTGCGGGGCCTCGGCATCGGCGGCGTGCAGGCGCGCACCTTCCACTCTGCGGCGCTGCGCCAGCTGCGCTACTTCTGGCCGCAAATCGCCGGTGACCTGCCGTGGCGGATGCTAGACAACAAATTCCCCCTCGTGGGCCGCGCTGCCCGTGCGGCCGGGCTCGACTCCGGCAAGGAAATGGTGCGCGACCTGCTCGGGGAGATCGAGTGGGCGAAGGCGTCCGTCATTGGCGCAGAAGACTACGTAGAGCGGGTTTCCGGTACGAAGCGCACCCCGCCCGCGGATCCGGCGAAGGTCGCGCAGGTCTACCGCCTTTACGAGGAAGCGAAGACCAGCCCGGACGGCATGCTCCTGGATTTTGATGATCTGCTGTTGCACGTCGCGGGCGCGCTCGAGAACGCGCCCGCGGTGGCCGAGGAGTTCCGTAGTCAATACCAGACCTTCGTGGTGGACGAGTACCAAGACGTCACGCCTCTGCAGCAGCGAGTTCTCGAAGGGTGGCTCGGCCAGCGCGACGACCTTACCGTTGTCGGTGACGCGAACCAGACCATCTACTCCTTCACAGGCGCGACTCCGGATTATCTGCTTAACTTTTCGCGCACGTACAACCACGCCACCGTGGTGAAGTTGCAACGCGACTACCGCTCCACGCCCCAGGTCACGAACCTCGCCAACACCGTCATTTCCAAGGCGACGGGCCGCGCCGCGGGTACACGCCTAGAGCTGCAGGGCATGCGCCCGGATGGCCCGGCGCCCACCTATGCCGCGCACGACGACGAGCCGACTGAGGCACGCGAGGTGGCCAGGGCGATCCGCTCACTTCTCGACGCCGGAGTGGCGGCCCGGGAAATAGCCGTGCTCTACCGCATCAACGCGCAGTCAGCGGCGTTTGAAGCGGCCCTGTCCGACGCCGGGATCCTCTACCAGGTGCGTGGCGGCGAGGGGTTCTTTCAGCGTGCGGAGATCCGCGAGGCGATCAACTCACTCATTTCGGCCGCGCGCCGCCAGGATCTGCCGGACGACCCGGTGGCTGTGGCGCGCGCCGCCTTCGCCCCGCTCGGGCTGACCCCCCAAGAGCCGGAGGGCGCCCAAGCTCGCGAGCGGTGGCAGACCCTTGGAGCGCTGGTGGACCTCATCGAGGAGATCGTGAACACGCGGGAGGCGACGGCGCTGACGGACGTGTTGCGCTCGCTGCGCCAGCGCGCTGACGCGAAGCAGCCGCCGAGCGTCGACGGCGTCACTTTGGCCAGCCTCCACGCGGCCAAGGGCCTCGAGTGGGACGCCGTGTTCCTCGTCGGCCTGGTGGAAAACACCCTCCCGATTTCCCACGCGATCAAGGCGGGTGACGCCCAGATCGAGGAGGAGCGCCGCCTCTTCTACGTCGGCATCACGCGCGCCCGGGAGCACCTGCACATGTCGTGGTCGCTGGCGCGCCAGGAGGGCGGGCGGAAGTCCCGTACCCGCACCCGCTTCCTCGACGGGATCGCTCCCGAGCTCGACGTGGAAAAATCACCCGACCGGCTCAAGCGCGCCCGGAACTGCAGGGTGTGTGGCAACCCGCTGGACACGCCCGCGGAGAAGGCGCTGGGACGGCACGAGGACTGCGAGCCCGAGTACAACGAGCACGCGTTTTTGGCGCTCAAATCCTGGCGTCTCGACGTGGCCCGCGAGGCTGGGCATCCCGCCTACATGGTGTTTTCCGACGCCACCCTGCTCGCCATCGCAGAAACGATGCCGACCACGGAGACGGACCTGCTCGGCATCTCGGGCGTTGGCCCGGTCAAGGTGGAGAAGTTCGGCCAGGGCGTCCTTGGAACGCTGAGCGATTTCGCCTGA